Proteins encoded together in one Catellatospora citrea window:
- the surE gene encoding 5'/3'-nucleotidase SurE: protein MTRVLITNDDGIEAPGLHRLALAAAKAGFDVVVAAPARDSSGASAAISAVAQDGRIIVEERELPGLDGVSAYAVTGTPAMAALIATRGAFGDPPEVVLSGINRGANAGPAVLHSGTVGAALTGAAYGCQGLAVSLDLADGDLTDDDRHWDTAAVYAVALLSLLDGLPQSTVLNLNVPDLPADQVRGLCRARFGRFGQVQMRIAERGSGFVRTALEDSGAHLEPGTDMALLADGYATVTPLQPLGEAAVDLPDLSDLLTAV from the coding sequence ATGACCCGGGTCCTGATCACCAACGACGACGGCATCGAGGCCCCCGGACTGCACCGGCTCGCGCTCGCCGCGGCCAAGGCGGGCTTCGACGTGGTGGTGGCGGCCCCGGCCCGCGACTCCAGCGGCGCGAGCGCCGCCATCAGCGCCGTCGCCCAGGACGGCCGCATCATCGTGGAGGAGCGCGAGCTGCCCGGACTCGACGGGGTGTCCGCCTACGCCGTCACCGGCACCCCGGCGATGGCGGCGCTGATCGCGACCCGGGGCGCTTTCGGGGACCCGCCCGAGGTGGTGCTGTCGGGCATCAACCGCGGCGCGAACGCCGGCCCCGCGGTGCTGCACTCCGGCACCGTCGGCGCGGCGTTGACCGGGGCCGCCTACGGCTGCCAGGGCCTGGCCGTGTCCCTCGATCTCGCCGACGGGGACCTGACCGACGACGACCGGCACTGGGACACCGCCGCCGTGTACGCGGTCGCGCTGCTGTCGTTGCTGGACGGGCTGCCGCAGTCGACGGTGCTCAACCTGAACGTGCCCGACCTGCCCGCCGACCAGGTCCGCGGGCTGTGCCGGGCCCGGTTCGGCCGGTTCGGCCAGGTGCAGATGCGCATCGCCGAGCGCGGCAGCGGCTTCGTGCGCACCGCCCTGGAGGACTCCGGCGCGCACCTGGAGCCGGGCACCGACATGGCGCTGCTGGCCGACGGCTACGCCACCGTCACGCCGCTGCAGCCGCTCGGCGAGGCCGCCGTCGACCTGCCCGACCTTTCGGATCTGCTGACCGCGGTCTGA
- a CDS encoding 1-phosphofructokinase family hexose kinase encodes MPESVMVFSPSPQLTVTIEQVGDEEEIHLHAGGQGVWVARMIKSLGVRVVLCSAFGDETGRVVRNLILDEGLEVGAIDVSARNGAYVHDRRDGTRSEIAQAPGQPLSRHDQDELYNVALAEGLRAEVAMLAGVADPQVLPADVYRRLAGDLRRNGTKVVADLSGDYLTAVLEGGVDVLKVSHEEVLRDGRATEETIPGLVAAMHRLRDEGAAAVVLSRAEHPALVLIDDEVRQVELPRLEPADHRGAGDSMTAGVAAMLALGRDLDEAVRTGAAAGALNVTRHGLGTGRADVISQFTTRVKLTALPGANDGAPPPGSGGGQRGGGHTSPEQLAEKVKHS; translated from the coding sequence ATGCCGGAATCAGTCATGGTGTTCTCACCGTCCCCGCAGCTCACCGTCACCATCGAGCAGGTCGGCGACGAGGAGGAGATCCACCTGCACGCCGGCGGGCAGGGCGTCTGGGTCGCCCGGATGATCAAATCCCTGGGCGTACGCGTCGTGCTGTGCTCCGCGTTCGGCGACGAGACCGGGCGGGTGGTGCGCAACCTCATCCTCGACGAGGGCCTGGAGGTCGGCGCGATCGACGTCTCGGCCCGCAACGGCGCCTACGTGCACGACCGCCGCGACGGCACCCGATCCGAGATCGCCCAGGCCCCCGGGCAGCCGCTGAGCCGCCACGACCAGGACGAGCTCTACAACGTCGCGCTCGCCGAAGGCCTGCGCGCCGAGGTCGCGATGCTGGCCGGGGTCGCCGACCCGCAGGTGCTGCCCGCCGACGTGTACCGGCGGCTCGCCGGCGACCTGCGCCGCAACGGCACCAAGGTCGTCGCGGACCTGTCCGGCGACTACCTGACCGCCGTCCTGGAAGGCGGCGTCGACGTGCTCAAGGTGTCGCACGAGGAGGTGCTGCGCGACGGCCGCGCCACCGAGGAGACGATTCCGGGCCTGGTCGCGGCCATGCACCGGCTGCGCGACGAGGGCGCCGCCGCCGTCGTGCTCAGCCGCGCCGAGCATCCCGCGCTCGTGCTCATCGACGACGAGGTGCGCCAGGTCGAGCTGCCCCGCCTGGAACCCGCCGACCACCGCGGCGCGGGTGACTCGATGACCGCCGGCGTCGCCGCGATGCTGGCCCTCGGCCGCGACCTCGACGAGGCCGTGCGCACCGGCGCCGCCGCGGGCGCGCTCAACGTCACCAGGCACGGCCTGGGCACCGGCCGAGCCGACGTGATCTCCCAGTTCACCACCAGGGTCAAGCTGACCGCGCTGCCCGGCGCCAACGACGGCGCTCCCCCGCCGGGCTCGGGCGGCGGCCAACGCGGCGGTGGGCACACGTCTCCCGAACAGCTCGCAGAGAAGGTGAAGCACTCATGA
- the otsB gene encoding trehalose-phosphatase, with the protein MIESQSVTDALRIAAERRHNCGFFFDFDGTLSEIRDDPAGVEPVPGAVAAVAEIAEHIRTVAVVSGRPVEFLRKHFGGLPVRLYGLYGMESLDQHGTLWTDPEVVPWISAVADVAKRAVAELDPDILVEDKRLSVALHYRTAPHLRAQVERWGGDRAAEYGLAPLPGRMVLELKPPIRRDKGGVIRAATRDLDCVWYFGDDLGDLPALTALADRAKADRGFEVFRVGVSNPETGDQVAAMMDVIVGSPRDLVPLLRQAGQAFTPSHT; encoded by the coding sequence GTGATCGAATCGCAGAGCGTCACTGACGCACTACGTATAGCAGCCGAAAGACGTCATAACTGCGGTTTCTTCTTCGACTTCGACGGAACCCTGTCCGAGATCCGCGACGACCCGGCCGGTGTCGAACCGGTACCGGGCGCCGTCGCGGCCGTCGCCGAGATCGCCGAGCACATCCGCACCGTCGCGGTCGTGTCCGGACGGCCCGTCGAGTTCCTGCGCAAGCACTTCGGCGGCCTGCCGGTGCGCCTGTACGGCCTCTACGGCATGGAATCCCTCGACCAGCACGGCACCCTGTGGACCGACCCCGAGGTCGTGCCGTGGATCTCCGCGGTCGCCGACGTGGCCAAACGCGCGGTCGCCGAACTGGACCCCGACATCCTGGTCGAGGACAAGCGGCTGTCCGTCGCCCTGCACTACCGCACCGCCCCCCACCTGCGCGCCCAGGTCGAACGCTGGGGCGGCGACCGGGCCGCCGAGTACGGCCTGGCACCGCTGCCCGGCCGCATGGTCCTCGAACTCAAACCGCCGATCCGCCGGGACAAGGGCGGCGTCATCCGCGCCGCCACCCGCGACCTCGACTGCGTCTGGTACTTCGGGGACGACCTCGGCGACCTGCCCGCGCTCACCGCGCTGGCCGACCGCGCCAAGGCCGACCGGGGCTTCGAGGTGTTCCGGGTCGGGGTGTCCAACCCCGAGACCGGCGACCAGGTCGCCGCCATGATGGACGTCATCGTCGGCTCGCCGCGCGACCTGGTGCCGCTGCTGCGCCAGGCCGGGCAGGCCTTCACCCCCTCGCACACCTGA
- a CDS encoding AAA family ATPase — protein sequence MQAFETLCPAGPGWTLDWAAVEREFAWIRRLAGVPQDPVHHAEGDVLTHTRMAAQALVSLPQWRARPRAEQVRLFAAVLLHDVAKPDCTRHDGQRVTAHGHSRRGELTARRVLWELGAPIGDREHVAALVRHHQVPFWALERPDLEQIVLRVSLTARNDDLALLATADMLGRVCADADTVLENIGLFREYCADLGVLDRPWEFASDHARFMYFRTPGRDPRYAAYDDTRLTVTVLSGLPGAGKDTWLAAHRPGLPVVSLDAIRAQSGVDPAGDQRAVAAAAHELARGHLRAGRAFVWNATNVSRQHREICIGLAAAYGARVELVALEAPGPVLRARNAARPAPVPNAVIDKLIGKWETPDVTESHTLHRLDTNDRVLHVIPRSPVA from the coding sequence ATGCAGGCCTTTGAGACGCTGTGCCCGGCCGGGCCGGGCTGGACGCTGGACTGGGCCGCGGTCGAGCGGGAGTTCGCCTGGATCCGCCGGCTGGCCGGGGTGCCGCAGGACCCGGTCCACCATGCCGAGGGCGACGTGCTCACGCACACCCGGATGGCCGCACAGGCGCTGGTGTCGCTGCCGCAGTGGCGGGCGCGGCCGCGGGCCGAGCAGGTGCGGCTGTTCGCCGCGGTGCTGCTGCACGACGTGGCCAAGCCCGACTGCACCCGCCACGACGGGCAGCGGGTCACCGCGCACGGGCATTCCCGGCGCGGCGAGCTGACCGCCCGGCGGGTGCTGTGGGAGCTCGGCGCGCCGATCGGCGACCGCGAGCACGTGGCGGCGCTGGTGCGCCACCACCAGGTGCCGTTCTGGGCCCTGGAGCGCCCGGACCTGGAGCAGATCGTGCTGCGGGTGTCGCTGACGGCGCGCAACGACGACCTGGCGCTGCTGGCCACCGCCGACATGCTGGGCCGGGTCTGCGCGGACGCGGACACGGTGCTGGAGAACATCGGGCTGTTCCGGGAGTACTGCGCCGACCTGGGGGTGCTGGACCGGCCGTGGGAGTTCGCGTCGGACCACGCGCGGTTCATGTACTTCCGCACCCCGGGCCGCGACCCGCGGTACGCCGCCTACGACGACACCCGGCTGACCGTGACGGTGCTGTCGGGGCTGCCCGGGGCGGGCAAGGACACCTGGCTGGCCGCGCACCGGCCCGGCCTGCCCGTGGTCAGCCTGGACGCGATCCGGGCGCAGTCGGGCGTGGACCCGGCCGGCGACCAGCGGGCGGTCGCCGCGGCGGCGCACGAGCTGGCGCGCGGGCACCTGCGGGCCGGGCGGGCGTTCGTGTGGAACGCGACGAACGTGTCGCGCCAGCACCGCGAGATCTGCATCGGGCTGGCCGCGGCGTACGGGGCGCGGGTGGAGCTGGTCGCGCTGGAGGCGCCGGGGCCGGTGCTGCGGGCGCGCAACGCGGCCAGGCCGGCGCCCGTGCCGAACGCGGTGATCGATAAGCTGATCGGCAAGTGGGAGACGCCGGACGTGACCGAGTCGCACACCTTACACCGGCTGGACACGAATGATCGTGTACTTCACGTGATCCCGCGGTCACCGGTGGCCTAG
- a CDS encoding RNA ligase family protein: protein MIVKYPRTPHLAGSRLQPGDEDLAQVPFARIRGRHLVAEEKLDGANAGISFTADGALRLQSRGHHLSGGPRERQFAVLKSWAATVAPLLWERLSDRYVCYGEWMYAKHTVFYDALPHYFCEFDVLDTATGEFLDTPRRRELLAGLPVHSVPVLAAGRFERLEQLTGLVGASVCRTPGWRDSLADAAVEAGVDPDRAAAESDRADEMEGLYLKVEEGGRVVERYKWVRHSFLTAVLDSGSHWADRPIVANRLADPGVLYAGL, encoded by the coding sequence GTGATCGTGAAGTATCCGCGGACGCCGCACCTGGCCGGATCGCGCCTGCAGCCGGGAGACGAGGACCTGGCTCAGGTGCCCTTCGCGCGTATCCGCGGACGGCACCTGGTCGCCGAGGAGAAGCTCGACGGCGCGAACGCCGGCATCAGCTTCACCGCCGACGGCGCGCTGCGCCTGCAGTCGCGCGGACACCACCTGTCCGGCGGGCCGCGCGAGCGGCAGTTCGCGGTGCTCAAGTCGTGGGCGGCCACGGTCGCGCCGCTGCTGTGGGAGCGGCTGTCCGACCGCTACGTCTGCTACGGCGAGTGGATGTACGCCAAGCACACCGTCTTCTACGACGCGCTGCCGCACTACTTCTGCGAGTTCGACGTGCTGGACACGGCGACCGGCGAGTTCCTGGACACGCCGCGGCGGCGCGAGCTGCTGGCCGGGCTGCCGGTGCACAGTGTGCCGGTGCTCGCGGCGGGGCGGTTCGAGCGGCTGGAGCAGCTGACGGGGCTGGTGGGGGCGTCGGTGTGCCGTACGCCCGGGTGGCGCGACAGCCTGGCCGACGCGGCCGTGGAGGCGGGGGTCGACCCGGACCGGGCCGCCGCCGAGAGCGACCGGGCCGACGAGATGGAAGGGCTCTACCTCAAGGTCGAGGAGGGCGGCCGGGTGGTGGAGCGCTACAAGTGGGTGCGGCACAGCTTCCTGACCGCCGTGCTGGACTCCGGCTCGCACTGGGCGGACCGGCCCATCGTCGCCAACCGGCTGGCCGACCCGGGGGTGCTCTATGCAGGCCTTTGA
- a CDS encoding GlsB/YeaQ/YmgE family stress response membrane protein, with product MIGTLGRLVLPGRQNIGVIATFVVGILAALLGTWVSRQLGWETRWPARLDWDWAGWHFTWSWSELLVQVVCAVVGIIIAMALTRTFIADEGGRPVRRRRRNTTT from the coding sequence GTGATCGGCACCCTCGGCCGGCTGGTTCTTCCCGGCCGCCAGAACATCGGAGTCATCGCCACCTTCGTGGTGGGCATCCTGGCCGCGCTGCTGGGCACCTGGGTGTCGCGCCAGCTGGGCTGGGAGACCCGGTGGCCCGCCCGCCTGGACTGGGACTGGGCCGGCTGGCACTTCACCTGGAGCTGGTCGGAGCTACTGGTGCAGGTGGTCTGCGCGGTCGTCGGCATCATCATCGCGATGGCCCTGACCCGCACCTTCATCGCCGACGAAGGCGGCCGCCCCGTGCGCCGCCGCCGCCGCAACACCACCACCTGA
- a CDS encoding VOC family protein, with amino-acid sequence MARIKSVVLKVDDIPRAAAFWSRALGYQASPDNEAFLVPPDGTGPALHLDLDDRTHLDLFAASAAEQRAEVERLVSLGAVQVDWDYPADADFVVLADPEGNLFCVVDASA; translated from the coding sequence ATGGCGCGTATCAAATCCGTCGTCCTCAAGGTCGACGACATCCCCCGAGCGGCCGCGTTCTGGAGCCGGGCCCTGGGTTACCAGGCCTCACCGGACAACGAGGCGTTCCTCGTCCCGCCGGACGGCACCGGACCCGCGTTGCACCTCGACCTCGACGACCGGACCCACCTCGACCTGTTCGCGGCGAGCGCGGCCGAGCAGCGGGCCGAGGTCGAGCGGCTGGTCTCGCTCGGCGCGGTGCAGGTCGACTGGGACTATCCCGCCGACGCCGACTTCGTGGTGCTCGCCGACCCGGAGGGCAACCTGTTCTGCGTGGTCGACGCCTCGGCCTGA
- a CDS encoding DUF2332 domain-containing protein: MHGIPRTDEELAHTYRDFALREAAGRSPSYERLCLGVAADAEVLALVGALPLAKRQPNLLLGAVRLLGGPVGDYPAFRDWLVAHWPAVREQMLARSTQTNEAARCAVLLPVLAALPQPLALIEVGASAGLCLHPDRYRYRYGDRAPLGPADAPLLECSVDGPAPVPDRLPRVVWRAGIDLNPLDVTDPDDVRWLQSLIWPEHTERMHRLTAAAAIAAAEPPLLVRGDLNESLTGLAEQAPAEATLVVFHTAVLAYLDAAGVERFAAQMAELTRRRPGTVWLSNEAPRVVPQVAARLPREAPPGRFALAVDGRPVAFTMPHGQGVDWF; the protein is encoded by the coding sequence ATGCACGGCATCCCCCGCACCGATGAAGAACTGGCCCACACCTACCGCGACTTCGCGCTGCGGGAGGCGGCCGGGCGCTCGCCGTCCTACGAACGGCTGTGCCTCGGGGTCGCCGCCGACGCCGAGGTGCTCGCCCTCGTCGGCGCGCTGCCGCTGGCCAAGCGCCAGCCCAACCTGCTGCTCGGCGCGGTGCGGCTGCTCGGCGGCCCGGTCGGGGACTACCCGGCGTTCCGCGACTGGCTGGTCGCGCACTGGCCCGCCGTACGCGAGCAGATGCTGGCGCGCAGCACGCAGACCAACGAGGCCGCACGGTGCGCGGTGCTGCTGCCCGTGCTGGCCGCACTGCCGCAGCCGCTCGCGCTGATCGAGGTCGGCGCGTCCGCGGGGCTGTGCCTGCACCCGGACCGCTACCGGTACCGCTACGGCGATCGCGCGCCGCTCGGTCCGGCCGACGCGCCCCTGCTGGAATGCTCCGTCGACGGTCCGGCACCGGTGCCGGACCGGCTGCCGCGGGTCGTCTGGCGGGCGGGCATCGACCTGAACCCGCTCGACGTCACCGACCCCGACGACGTGCGCTGGCTGCAGAGCCTCATCTGGCCCGAGCACACCGAGCGGATGCACCGCCTGACCGCCGCCGCGGCGATCGCGGCCGCCGAGCCGCCGCTGCTGGTCCGCGGTGACCTCAACGAGTCCCTGACAGGGCTGGCCGAGCAGGCCCCCGCCGAGGCGACCCTGGTCGTGTTCCACACCGCCGTGCTGGCCTACCTCGACGCGGCGGGCGTGGAGCGGTTCGCGGCGCAGATGGCCGAGCTGACGCGGCGACGGCCGGGCACCGTGTGGCTGAGCAACGAGGCGCCCAGAGTCGTCCCGCAGGTCGCCGCGCGGCTGCCGCGCGAGGCCCCGCCGGGCCGGTTCGCCCTGGCCGTGGACGGCCGGCCGGTGGCCTTCACCATGCCGCACGGCCAGGGCGTCGACTGGTTCTGA
- a CDS encoding GOLPH3/VPS74 family protein translates to MELSLAEQLVLLSYDDATGRPLVPINHLDCGIEGAVLLSLANAGRIAIRRGHVEVVDHTPAGDPSQDAALVEISEDAKGHAPDWWIYHLASPHHRQRLVDNLVAKGVLRRDDHRVVGVFHRPRYPLVDQALKKDLVDRIRNLVNRIAEPDRDTVSLLALSHTMMLDRHYFPEVNHDDMRHRVMELAEGEWAAPAVGKVIYAMNMAVMAAITGGIASSSTAAVSAG, encoded by the coding sequence ATGGAGCTCTCGCTGGCGGAGCAGTTGGTCCTGCTCAGTTATGACGACGCGACCGGCAGGCCGCTGGTGCCCATCAACCATCTCGACTGCGGCATCGAGGGCGCGGTCCTGCTCAGCCTGGCCAACGCCGGGCGGATCGCGATACGCCGCGGGCACGTGGAGGTCGTCGACCACACGCCTGCCGGCGACCCGTCGCAGGACGCCGCCCTCGTGGAGATCAGCGAGGACGCCAAGGGCCACGCGCCCGACTGGTGGATCTACCACCTGGCGTCGCCGCACCACCGCCAGCGGCTGGTGGACAACCTCGTCGCGAAGGGCGTGCTGCGGCGCGACGACCACCGGGTGGTCGGCGTCTTCCACCGGCCGCGCTACCCGCTGGTCGACCAGGCGCTCAAGAAGGACCTGGTGGACCGTATCCGCAACCTGGTCAACCGGATCGCCGAGCCCGACCGCGACACGGTCAGCCTGCTCGCGCTGAGCCACACCATGATGCTGGACCGCCACTACTTCCCCGAGGTCAACCACGACGACATGCGCCACCGCGTCATGGAGCTGGCCGAGGGCGAGTGGGCGGCGCCGGCCGTCGGCAAGGTCATCTATGCGATGAACATGGCCGTCATGGCAGCCATCACCGGCGGCATCGCCTCCTCGTCCACCGCCGCCGTCTCCGCCGGCTGA
- a CDS encoding OsmC family protein: MHEHRYELTVEWTGNEGTGTDSYRTYRRTHEVSAPGLPILPGSSDPAFRGEPDRWNPEQLLLASLSQCHLLWYLHLCAVNGVVVTGYTDSPQATMTSDDGGGRFTEAVLRPRVTVADASMTEQALALHHDAHQACFIANSVNFPVRHEPVVVTPAQG; this comes from the coding sequence ATGCACGAGCACCGCTACGAACTGACCGTCGAGTGGACCGGCAACGAGGGCACCGGCACCGACAGCTACCGCACCTACCGGCGCACGCACGAGGTCAGCGCCCCCGGCCTGCCGATCCTGCCGGGCTCCTCGGACCCGGCGTTCCGCGGCGAGCCCGACCGCTGGAACCCCGAGCAGCTGCTGCTGGCGTCGCTGTCGCAGTGCCACCTGCTGTGGTATCTGCACCTGTGCGCGGTCAACGGCGTCGTGGTCACCGGCTACACCGACTCGCCGCAGGCGACGATGACCTCCGACGACGGCGGCGGCCGGTTCACCGAGGCGGTGCTGCGGCCCCGGGTGACCGTCGCCGACGCGTCGATGACCGAGCAGGCGCTCGCGCTGCACCACGACGCCCACCAGGCCTGCTTCATCGCCAACTCGGTCAACTTCCCGGTGCGCCACGAGCCGGTGGTCGTGACGCCTGCCCAGGGCTGA
- a CDS encoding FKBP-type peptidyl-prolyl cis-trans isomerase, with amino-acid sequence MTLSKPTVEFPGGEAPTDLEITDLIVGTGDEAVPGRQVVVHYVGVTFDGGEEFDASWNRGSPFTFPLGGGRVIQGWDLGVAGMKVGGRRQLIIPAKLAYGNRGAGGVIKPGDTLVFVVDLLEVR; translated from the coding sequence ATGACCTTGAGCAAACCGACTGTGGAGTTCCCCGGGGGCGAGGCCCCGACCGACCTGGAGATCACCGACCTGATCGTCGGCACCGGCGACGAGGCCGTGCCCGGCCGCCAGGTCGTCGTGCACTACGTGGGCGTGACCTTCGACGGCGGCGAGGAGTTCGACGCCTCCTGGAACCGCGGCTCCCCGTTCACGTTCCCGCTCGGTGGCGGCCGCGTCATCCAGGGCTGGGACCTCGGCGTGGCCGGCATGAAGGTGGGCGGCCGCCGCCAGCTGATCATCCCGGCCAAGCTCGCCTACGGCAACCGCGGCGCCGGCGGCGTCATCAAGCCCGGCGACACCCTGGTCTTCGTCGTGGACCTCCTCGAGGTCCGCTGA
- a CDS encoding LacI family DNA-binding transcriptional regulator has product MGTQTRARLADIAAQAQVSQATVSRVLNDRPGASASTRQAVLTALDVLGYERPGHLHRTGAGLVGLILPELDNPIFPAFAQIAESTLAQQGYTSMLCTQTPGTVSEDEYVDMMRERDVAGIVFMSGLHAAADGDPARYHRLTADGVPFVLVNGFLPGVAAPFVSCDEHGAAELAVAHLASLGHRRIGLVCGPRRYTPTRRKVAGYAAAMAGLHDGDLEELIEIAPFGVEGGHGAALRLLERGVTAMLCGSDLMALGAIRAARATGLSVPGDVSVVGFDDSLLMAYTDPPLTTLRQPVRAMAQAAVRALLDEIGGYAAPHSEYMFRPELVVRGSTAALR; this is encoded by the coding sequence GTGGGTACGCAGACACGGGCGCGCCTGGCCGACATCGCCGCGCAGGCGCAGGTCAGCCAGGCGACCGTGTCGCGGGTGCTCAACGACCGGCCGGGCGCGTCGGCCAGCACGCGCCAGGCCGTGCTGACCGCGCTGGACGTGCTCGGCTACGAGCGGCCCGGCCACCTGCACCGCACCGGCGCGGGCCTGGTCGGGCTGATCCTGCCCGAGCTCGACAACCCGATCTTCCCGGCGTTCGCGCAGATCGCCGAGTCGACGCTGGCCCAGCAGGGCTACACGTCCATGCTGTGCACGCAGACCCCGGGCACGGTCAGCGAGGACGAGTACGTCGACATGATGCGCGAGCGCGACGTCGCCGGGATCGTGTTCATGTCCGGCCTGCACGCCGCCGCCGACGGCGACCCGGCGCGCTACCACCGGCTGACCGCCGACGGCGTGCCGTTCGTGCTGGTCAACGGGTTCCTGCCGGGGGTGGCGGCGCCGTTCGTGTCGTGCGACGAGCACGGCGCGGCCGAGCTCGCCGTCGCGCACCTGGCCTCGCTCGGGCACCGGCGCATCGGGCTGGTCTGCGGGCCGCGCCGGTACACCCCGACCCGGCGCAAGGTCGCCGGCTACGCCGCGGCCATGGCCGGGCTGCACGACGGCGACCTCGAGGAGCTGATCGAGATCGCGCCGTTCGGCGTCGAGGGCGGGCACGGGGCCGCGCTGCGGCTGCTGGAGCGCGGCGTGACGGCGATGCTGTGCGGGTCGGACCTGATGGCGCTCGGCGCGATCCGGGCCGCGCGCGCCACCGGGCTGTCGGTGCCCGGCGACGTGTCGGTGGTCGGATTCGACGACTCGCTGCTGATGGCGTACACCGACCCGCCGTTGACCACGCTGCGCCAGCCGGTGCGGGCGATGGCCCAGGCGGCCGTGCGCGCCCTGCTCGACGAGATCGGCGGGTACGCGGCCCCGCACAGCGAGTACATGTTCCGCCCGGAACTCGTGGTCCGCGGCTCGACCGCGGCGCTGCGCTGA